A portion of the Vibrio coralliirubri genome contains these proteins:
- a CDS encoding glutamate synthase subunit beta produces the protein MGKPTGFLEHGRELPKKLDPSVRIEDNKEFVLNEEFGKKINTQASRCMDCGVPFCHNGCPIGNIIPEFNDAVYRDSWEEAWNILSSTNNFPEFTGRVCPAPCESACVLGINQDPITICNIEKTIVETAYREGYAKPKTPRSRTGKTVAVIGSGPAGLAAAEQLNSAGHSVTVFERDEKVGGLLRFGIPDFKLGMDVIDRKINLMAEAGVEFKVNQHIGVDVNAQQLRQEFDVVLLTGGSTVPRDLPIPGRELEGVHFAMEFLGQNNRRANDLDLKTEEIHAKDKHIVVIGGGDTGSDCVGTSNRHKAASITQVEIMPIPPEKRPANMPWPQYPMIMKTTTSHEEGCERHWNILTKEFIGNEQGQVTGLRIADIVWQDAKPGERPGFDEVANSERVIPCDMAFLAMGFLHPEPTGVLAQLDIKLDERGNVASEGFATNQKGVFAAGDMRTGQSLVVRCINEGRECAIAIDDFLMGNSNLEAKADSLMLSA, from the coding sequence ATGGGTAAGCCTACTGGATTTTTAGAACACGGTCGTGAGCTTCCAAAGAAGCTCGACCCGTCAGTTCGAATTGAAGACAACAAAGAGTTCGTACTTAACGAAGAGTTTGGTAAAAAGATCAATACTCAAGCCTCTCGTTGTATGGACTGTGGCGTACCTTTCTGTCACAACGGCTGTCCGATTGGTAACATCATCCCAGAATTCAATGATGCGGTTTACCGTGACAGCTGGGAAGAGGCTTGGAATATCCTAAGCTCTACCAACAACTTCCCTGAGTTTACAGGTCGTGTTTGTCCTGCTCCTTGTGAAAGTGCCTGTGTTCTTGGTATCAACCAAGACCCAATCACTATCTGTAATATCGAGAAAACGATTGTAGAAACTGCGTACCGTGAAGGGTACGCAAAGCCTAAAACACCACGCTCTCGCACAGGTAAAACTGTCGCAGTTATCGGTTCAGGCCCTGCTGGCCTAGCCGCAGCTGAGCAGCTAAACAGCGCTGGTCACTCGGTAACGGTATTTGAACGTGACGAGAAAGTCGGTGGTCTACTTCGCTTCGGTATCCCAGACTTCAAACTGGGTATGGACGTGATTGATCGTAAGATCAACCTAATGGCTGAAGCTGGCGTTGAGTTTAAAGTTAACCAACACATCGGTGTTGATGTTAATGCTCAACAGCTACGCCAAGAGTTTGATGTGGTATTGCTAACGGGTGGCTCTACGGTTCCACGCGACTTACCAATCCCAGGTCGTGAGCTGGAAGGCGTTCACTTTGCCATGGAATTCCTTGGTCAAAACAACCGCCGTGCTAACGACCTAGACCTTAAGACAGAAGAGATTCACGCTAAAGACAAGCACATTGTGGTTATCGGTGGTGGTGATACTGGTTCTGACTGTGTGGGCACATCAAACCGTCATAAAGCAGCGAGCATTACTCAGGTTGAGATCATGCCGATCCCACCAGAGAAGCGCCCTGCAAATATGCCTTGGCCTCAATACCCAATGATCATGAAAACCACCACTTCTCACGAAGAAGGTTGTGAACGTCACTGGAACATCTTGACCAAAGAGTTCATCGGCAACGAGCAAGGTCAAGTGACGGGTCTACGTATTGCTGACATCGTTTGGCAAGATGCGAAACCAGGTGAGCGTCCAGGCTTTGATGAAGTCGCGAACTCTGAACGTGTTATTCCTTGTGACATGGCATTCCTAGCAATGGGCTTCTTACACCCAGAGCCAACCGGTGTACTTGCTCAACTAGACATTAAACTGGACGAGCGCGGTAACGTCGCTTCTGAAGGTTTTGCAACGAACCAGAAAGGTGTTTTCGCTGCTGGTGATATGCGTACTGGTCAATCTCTAGTTGTACGTTGTATTAATGAAGGTCGTGAATGTGCAATTGCCATTGATGACTTCTTAATGGGTAACTCAAACTTAGAAGCGAAAGCTGATTCACTCATGCTTTCCGCATAA
- the gltB gene encoding glutamate synthase large subunit, with product MALYDPSLEKDNCGFGLIAQMEGQPSHKLVRTAISALDRMTHRGGIAADGKTGDGCGLLLQKPDSYLRIIAEENSFKLGKQYAVGMIFFSQDPIKAQTAQDIVNKELAQETLTVAGWRVVPTNTDVLGPIAKDSVPNIQQVFISAPAGWRERDIERRLYIARRRIEKQISEDKDFYICSLSTQVMVYKGLCMPADLPRFYLDLADLRMESAICLFHQRFSTNTQPRWPLAQPFRYLAHNGEINTIEGNRQWAKARAYKFSSPLLPDLQTAAPFVNETGSDSSSLDNMLDLFLAGGMDVFRAMRMLVPPAWQNHPDMDPDLRAFYDFNSKHMEPWDGPAGIVLSDGRYAACNLDRNGLRPARYVITKDNLITLASEVGIWNYAPDEVAEKGRVGPGELLVIDTRRGKLWQSNEIDNDLKGRHPYKEWMEKNVHKLTPFSDLPDEQVGKRSFDDDTLKTYQKQFAMSNEESDQVLRVLGDMGQEAVGSMGDDTPMAVLSSKERLITDYFRQKFAQVTNPPIDPLREKHVMSLATSIGKEMNVFCETDGHAYRVTFSSPVLLYSDMQQLLQLNQKHYGHAILSLHYDPTQQGLEQAINDLCDRAVQEVRDGAVLIVLSDKGLEKGKLPVPAAMAVGAVQTRLADNNLRCDANIVVETATARDPHQFAVLLGFGATAVYPYLAYEALGKMLDDGSLDKDYRTAMQNYQNGINKGLYKIMSKMGISTIASYRCSQLFEAVGLHSDIVELCFRGVTTRIQGASFSDFQQDIYNLSRKAWTKRKPIEHGGLLKYVHGGEYHAYNPDVVGTLQTAVKTGETSDYLSFAKQVNARPAAMLRDLMSLKKADQPLPLEQVEPSSDLFKRFDSAAMSIGALSPEAHEALAMAMNRLGGYSNSGEGGEDPRRFGTDRNSRIKQIASGRFGVTPHYLTNADVLQIKVAQGAKPGEGGQLPGHKVTAEIAKLRYSVQGVTLISPPPHHDIYSIEDLAQLIFDLKQVNPKALVSVKLVSEPGVGTIATGVAKAYADLITISGYDGGTAASPLTSVKYAGCPWELGLAETQQALVANGLRHKIRLQVDGGLKTGLDVIKGAILGAESFGFGTAPMVAMGCKFLRICHLNNCATGVATQDETLRREYFKGLPNMVVNYFTGLADEVRQYLAELGVEKLTDLIGRTDLLEAVQGLTAKQSKLDLSSILEAPVSPEGHPLFWTEPNAPFDKAQLNQQILDDAHDAIEKRQSTSLYYNVINTDRSIGARISGEIAKRYGNQGMAGSPIKLYLDGTAGQSFAVWNAGGVELYLTGDANDYVGKGMAGGKVVIKPHQGTAFVCNEATIIGNTCLYGATGGKLFAAGTAGERFGVRNSGTVAVIEGAGDNACEYMTGGIVAILGATGVNFGAGMTGGFAYVMDKNEDFQGRVNNESVEALSLSDLYIHQEHLRGLIAEHLEETGSVHAEAILANFDEWIPKFYLVKPKTADLNTLLGHQSRSSAELRVQAQ from the coding sequence ATGGCTCTATATGATCCTAGTCTTGAAAAAGACAACTGTGGATTTGGTTTAATAGCGCAAATGGAAGGCCAACCGAGTCATAAGTTGGTACGAACTGCTATTTCAGCCCTCGATCGTATGACACACCGTGGCGGTATTGCTGCGGATGGTAAAACAGGAGATGGCTGTGGCTTATTGCTTCAGAAGCCAGACTCTTATCTCAGAATTATTGCAGAAGAGAATAGCTTCAAGCTCGGCAAGCAATACGCTGTTGGCATGATTTTCTTCAGCCAAGATCCAATCAAAGCGCAAACCGCGCAAGACATCGTCAATAAAGAGCTCGCTCAAGAGACCTTAACGGTTGCAGGTTGGCGTGTCGTGCCGACCAACACCGACGTATTAGGTCCGATTGCCAAAGATTCCGTTCCCAATATTCAGCAAGTCTTTATCTCAGCACCCGCGGGTTGGCGTGAACGCGATATTGAACGACGCCTTTATATCGCTCGTCGTAGAATTGAAAAGCAGATCAGCGAAGACAAAGATTTCTATATTTGTAGCCTTTCGACACAAGTCATGGTTTACAAAGGTCTGTGTATGCCGGCCGATCTTCCGCGATTTTACCTCGATCTTGCTGACTTACGTATGGAATCGGCGATATGTCTGTTCCACCAGCGCTTTTCAACCAATACTCAGCCACGTTGGCCACTGGCTCAACCATTCCGCTATTTGGCACATAATGGTGAGATCAATACCATTGAAGGCAACCGTCAGTGGGCTAAGGCTCGTGCCTATAAATTCTCTTCTCCGTTGCTGCCAGACTTACAAACCGCTGCACCCTTTGTGAATGAGACTGGCTCAGATTCATCAAGCCTAGATAACATGCTTGACCTGTTCCTTGCCGGTGGTATGGATGTGTTCCGAGCGATGCGCATGCTTGTGCCGCCCGCTTGGCAAAATCACCCAGATATGGACCCAGATCTGCGTGCATTCTACGACTTCAACTCTAAGCACATGGAACCGTGGGATGGCCCTGCAGGTATCGTTCTTTCTGATGGTCGTTACGCTGCGTGTAACCTAGATAGAAATGGCCTGCGTCCTGCGCGTTATGTGATTACCAAAGACAACCTAATCACGCTAGCATCTGAGGTCGGTATCTGGAATTACGCACCGGATGAAGTTGCAGAAAAAGGGCGTGTCGGCCCAGGTGAATTGCTCGTCATAGATACGCGCCGCGGTAAATTGTGGCAATCTAACGAGATCGACAATGACCTTAAAGGTCGTCACCCTTATAAAGAGTGGATGGAAAAGAACGTTCACAAACTCACACCGTTTTCCGATCTGCCCGATGAGCAAGTCGGTAAGCGCAGCTTTGATGATGACACGCTCAAGACCTACCAAAAACAGTTTGCGATGAGCAACGAAGAATCAGACCAAGTACTGCGTGTGCTTGGTGATATGGGACAAGAAGCGGTAGGCTCGATGGGCGATGATACGCCAATGGCCGTACTCTCTTCTAAAGAGCGTCTCATCACTGATTATTTCCGTCAAAAATTTGCACAGGTCACCAACCCGCCGATCGATCCATTGCGTGAAAAACACGTGATGTCTTTAGCGACCAGTATCGGTAAAGAGATGAATGTGTTCTGCGAAACAGATGGTCACGCCTACCGTGTGACATTTAGCTCGCCCGTTCTTCTCTACTCTGACATGCAGCAACTTCTGCAGTTAAATCAAAAACACTATGGTCACGCAATTCTAAGCCTACACTACGATCCGACTCAGCAAGGTCTCGAACAAGCCATCAATGACTTGTGTGATCGTGCGGTTCAAGAAGTGCGTGATGGTGCTGTGCTGATTGTGCTTTCAGACAAAGGTTTAGAAAAAGGTAAACTGCCAGTTCCAGCAGCGATGGCTGTCGGTGCGGTGCAAACCAGACTTGCTGACAACAACCTAAGATGTGATGCCAACATCGTGGTCGAAACCGCAACTGCGCGCGACCCACACCAATTTGCCGTGCTGCTTGGCTTCGGTGCTACCGCAGTTTACCCATACCTCGCTTATGAAGCGTTAGGTAAAATGCTGGATGATGGCTCTTTAGACAAAGACTATCGTACCGCAATGCAAAATTACCAAAACGGCATCAACAAAGGACTGTACAAGATCATGTCGAAGATGGGTATTTCAACTATTGCCTCTTATCGCTGTTCACAGCTGTTCGAAGCTGTTGGCCTACATTCGGATATAGTTGAGCTCTGTTTCCGCGGAGTTACCACTCGAATCCAAGGTGCTAGCTTTAGCGATTTCCAACAAGATATCTATAACCTATCGCGTAAGGCATGGACTAAGCGCAAGCCGATCGAACACGGTGGTTTACTTAAATACGTACACGGCGGCGAATATCACGCCTATAACCCTGATGTAGTTGGCACTCTGCAAACCGCAGTAAAAACAGGTGAAACATCGGATTATCTCTCTTTTGCTAAGCAAGTGAATGCTCGACCAGCCGCGATGTTACGCGACTTAATGAGCCTCAAAAAAGCCGATCAACCTCTACCACTAGAGCAAGTAGAACCTAGCAGCGATCTGTTTAAACGCTTCGACTCTGCGGCGATGTCGATTGGCGCGTTGAGCCCAGAAGCGCACGAAGCATTAGCAATGGCGATGAACCGCTTGGGTGGTTACTCCAACTCTGGTGAAGGTGGTGAAGACCCACGACGTTTTGGGACTGACCGTAACTCTCGCATTAAGCAAATAGCCTCGGGCCGTTTTGGTGTGACACCACATTACTTAACCAATGCGGATGTTCTACAAATCAAGGTCGCACAAGGTGCGAAGCCCGGAGAAGGTGGTCAACTGCCCGGTCATAAAGTTACCGCAGAAATCGCTAAGTTGAGATACTCAGTTCAAGGGGTGACACTGATCTCCCCTCCTCCACATCACGATATTTATTCTATCGAGGATCTAGCGCAGCTGATTTTCGATCTTAAACAAGTGAACCCTAAAGCCTTGGTTTCAGTGAAGTTAGTCTCGGAACCGGGTGTAGGTACGATTGCAACTGGTGTAGCAAAAGCCTATGCCGATCTGATCACCATTTCCGGCTACGATGGCGGTACCGCGGCAAGTCCACTGACCTCGGTTAAATACGCAGGTTGTCCTTGGGAGTTAGGGCTAGCAGAAACTCAACAAGCATTGGTTGCCAATGGCCTGCGTCATAAGATCCGCTTGCAAGTCGATGGTGGTCTGAAAACTGGCCTTGATGTCATTAAAGGTGCGATTCTCGGTGCAGAAAGCTTTGGTTTTGGTACCGCACCAATGGTCGCAATGGGTTGTAAGTTCTTACGAATTTGTCACCTAAACAACTGTGCGACGGGTGTTGCGACTCAAGATGAAACGCTACGCCGTGAATACTTCAAAGGCCTGCCTAACATGGTGGTGAACTACTTTACTGGCCTAGCCGATGAAGTTCGCCAATACCTTGCAGAACTTGGCGTCGAAAAGCTCACCGACTTGATTGGTCGTACGGATTTGCTTGAAGCCGTTCAAGGCCTCACCGCGAAACAGAGCAAACTCGACCTATCTTCAATACTCGAAGCTCCGGTATCTCCAGAAGGTCACCCACTGTTTTGGACTGAGCCAAACGCACCATTTGATAAGGCTCAGCTCAACCAGCAGATCCTTGATGATGCGCACGATGCAATTGAGAAGCGACAGTCCACCAGTCTCTACTACAACGTGATCAACACCGATCGCTCTATTGGCGCTCGTATCTCAGGTGAAATAGCGAAACGCTACGGCAACCAAGGTATGGCAGGGTCACCGATTAAGTTATACCTCGATGGTACCGCAGGCCAATCATTTGCGGTTTGGAACGCCGGTGGCGTCGAGTTGTACCTAACGGGCGATGCTAATGACTATGTTGGCAAAGGCATGGCGGGCGGTAAGGTGGTTATCAAGCCTCACCAAGGCACTGCATTTGTTTGTAACGAAGCGACCATCATCGGTAACACCTGTTTGTATGGTGCAACCGGAGGCAAGCTATTTGCAGCAGGTACCGCAGGCGAACGATTTGGCGTACGTAACTCAGGTACCGTCGCTGTGATTGAAGGCGCAGGCGACAACGCTTGTGAGTATATGACTGGCGGTATTGTTGCCATTCTTGGCGCAACCGGGGTCAACTTCGGCGCCGGTATGACAGGTGGTTTTGCTTATGTGATGGATAAGAACGAAGACTTCCAAGGCCGAGTGAACAACGAATCGGTTGAAGCACTTTCTCTGTCTGACCTATACATCCACCAAGAACATCTACGTGGTTTAATTGCAGAGCACTTAGAAGAGACAGGTTCAGTACACGCTGAAGCGATTCTGGCGAACTTTGATGAATGGATTCCGAAGTTCTACCTAGTGAAGCCAAAGACGGCGGATCTCAACACCCTGCTCGGCCACCAAAGCCGCAGCTCTGCTGAACTTCGTGTTCAAGCGCAATAA
- a CDS encoding FAD-dependent oxidoreductase: MSQNVYQFIDVNRVDPAKKPIKIRKIEFVEIYEPFTKQQAKAQADRCLDCGNPYCEWKCPVHNYIPQWLKLANEGRIIEAAELSHQTNSLPEVCGRVCPQDRLCEGSCTLNDDFGAVTIGNIEKYINDKAFEMGWKPDMSHVEWTDKKVAIIGAGPAGLAAADILVRNGVKAVVFDRYPEIGGLLTFGIPSFKLEKGIMENRRRIFSGMGVEFKMNTEVGKDVQLQQLVDDYDAVFLGVGTYKNMRAGLDNEDAPGVYDALPFLVSNTYKVMELDNPTPFIDMKGKKVVVLGGGDTAMDCVRTSIRQHAANVVCAYRRDEANMPGSRREVKNAREEGVKFKFNLQPIGLELNSAGRVVGVKFVKTALGEPDEAGRRRPEPVEGSEHVLEADAVIMAFGFQPHAMEWLEPFGVELDQWGRIKAPGKQEFQYQTTNSKIFAGGDAVRGSDLVVTAIDEGRKAAEGILDYLEV; this comes from the coding sequence ATGAGCCAGAATGTATACCAATTTATTGATGTGAATCGCGTAGATCCAGCGAAGAAACCAATCAAAATACGTAAGATTGAGTTTGTAGAGATCTACGAACCTTTCACTAAACAACAAGCCAAGGCGCAAGCTGACCGCTGTTTAGACTGTGGTAACCCTTACTGTGAATGGAAGTGTCCAGTCCATAACTACATCCCTCAATGGCTCAAACTTGCCAATGAAGGGCGCATTATCGAAGCCGCTGAATTGTCTCACCAAACCAACAGCTTGCCTGAAGTTTGCGGCCGAGTCTGCCCTCAAGACCGTTTGTGTGAAGGTTCTTGTACCCTCAACGACGATTTCGGCGCAGTCACCATTGGCAACATTGAAAAGTACATCAATGACAAAGCGTTTGAGATGGGCTGGAAACCAGACATGTCGCATGTCGAATGGACCGACAAAAAGGTCGCAATCATTGGCGCAGGCCCTGCCGGTCTTGCTGCTGCTGACATCTTAGTTCGAAACGGTGTGAAGGCCGTAGTATTTGACCGCTATCCGGAAATCGGTGGCCTGCTCACGTTTGGTATCCCATCGTTCAAACTCGAGAAAGGCATCATGGAAAACCGTCGCCGTATCTTTAGTGGCATGGGGGTCGAATTTAAGATGAATACCGAGGTCGGCAAAGACGTTCAACTACAACAACTGGTCGATGACTACGATGCTGTCTTCTTAGGTGTCGGTACCTATAAAAACATGCGTGCAGGTTTAGACAACGAAGATGCACCGGGCGTTTATGATGCCCTGCCATTTCTTGTTTCCAATACCTACAAGGTCATGGAACTGGATAACCCAACGCCGTTTATCGACATGAAAGGCAAGAAGGTGGTCGTGCTTGGTGGTGGTGATACCGCGATGGACTGTGTAAGAACCTCGATTCGCCAACATGCAGCTAATGTTGTCTGTGCTTACCGCCGAGATGAAGCCAATATGCCGGGCTCTCGCCGTGAGGTGAAGAATGCGCGTGAAGAGGGTGTGAAGTTCAAGTTCAACCTCCAACCTATTGGCTTAGAGCTTAACAGCGCTGGTCGTGTGGTTGGCGTTAAATTCGTGAAAACCGCTTTGGGTGAACCTGATGAAGCAGGCCGTCGTCGCCCGGAACCTGTAGAAGGCAGTGAGCATGTTCTTGAAGCAGATGCCGTTATCATGGCATTTGGTTTCCAACCTCATGCGATGGAATGGCTAGAACCTTTCGGTGTGGAGCTCGATCAATGGGGTCGCATCAAGGCTCCTGGCAAACAAGAGTTTCAATACCAAACCACCAACAGCAAGATCTTTGCAGGTGGTGATGCGGTTCGAGGATCTGACTTAGTGGTGACCGCTATCGATGAAGGCCGTAAAGCCGCAGAAGGGATCTTGGATTACCTAGAAGTGTGA
- a CDS encoding DUF1499 domain-containing protein translates to MKKAALLSLSLLTLTACSQGITDMKDRTSSPCGDKPNCVSTQDDREQHALAAFELSDSANLDAIEQVALTLPGAKTASKTEDYLRVECTSRIMRFVDDLELKITDGKLIVRSESRTGHSDFGVNRKRAEQLRASLKSEGLIK, encoded by the coding sequence ATGAAAAAAGCCGCTCTCCTCTCACTATCTCTTTTGACTTTAACCGCTTGCAGCCAAGGAATCACGGACATGAAAGACAGAACTTCATCACCTTGTGGGGACAAACCAAACTGCGTATCAACTCAAGATGACCGTGAGCAGCACGCATTGGCCGCGTTTGAGTTGTCAGATTCAGCGAACTTAGATGCGATTGAGCAGGTTGCGCTGACCTTACCGGGCGCAAAAACCGCGAGTAAAACAGAAGATTATCTGCGTGTTGAATGTACTTCGCGCATCATGCGCTTTGTCGATGACTTAGAACTTAAAATCACCGATGGCAAACTGATCGTGCGTTCAGAGTCTCGTACTGGCCATTCTGATTTTGGCGTAAACCGAAAACGAGCTGAACAACTTCGTGCTAGCTTGAAAAGCGAAGGCCTAATCAAATAG
- the mtnN gene encoding 5'-methylthioadenosine/S-adenosylhomocysteine nucleosidase, translating into MKIGIIGAMEQEVAILKAAISDITEVNKGGCTFFSGQLNGVDVVLLQSGIGKVAAAVGTSILLSEYQPDVVLNTGSAGGFDSTLNLGDVVISTEVRHHDADVTAFGYEIGQMAGQPAAFKADDNLMAVAEQALAQMEDKHAVRGLICTGDAFVCTVERQEFIRKHFPSVVAVEMEASAIAQACHQFQVPFVVVRAISDVADKESPMSFEEFLPLAAQSSSEMVIKMVALLK; encoded by the coding sequence ATGAAAATCGGCATCATTGGCGCAATGGAGCAAGAAGTTGCGATCCTAAAAGCAGCAATTTCAGACATTACTGAAGTTAATAAAGGCGGTTGTACCTTTTTCTCTGGTCAGCTAAATGGTGTTGACGTTGTTTTGCTTCAATCTGGAATTGGTAAAGTAGCAGCGGCTGTTGGTACTTCAATCCTACTAAGCGAATACCAACCAGATGTCGTTCTTAACACGGGCTCTGCTGGCGGCTTTGATTCAACACTGAACCTTGGCGATGTGGTTATTTCAACTGAAGTTCGTCACCACGATGCAGACGTTACAGCTTTCGGTTACGAAATCGGCCAAATGGCAGGTCAACCTGCAGCGTTCAAAGCTGACGACAACCTGATGGCTGTTGCTGAACAAGCTCTAGCACAAATGGAAGATAAGCATGCCGTTCGCGGTCTTATCTGTACTGGCGACGCATTTGTTTGCACAGTAGAACGCCAAGAGTTCATCCGCAAGCACTTCCCATCAGTTGTTGCTGTAGAGATGGAAGCATCGGCTATCGCTCAAGCTTGTCACCAATTCCAAGTACCATTCGTGGTTGTTCGTGCAATCTCTGATGTTGCAGACAAAGAATCACCAATGAGCTTCGAAGAGTTCCTGCCACTAGCAGCGCAAAGCTCTTCTGAAATGGTTATCAAGATGGTTGCCCTACTAAAGTAA
- a CDS encoding cobalamin biosynthesis family protein, producing MQTLFDQVFANGVLLVMWGALLFHLVLPIPHAAHPTTLWHKFAELLASKVNNNHNYSQSLISGTLAWGLMVLPTLVILLALQPLVWQSQLFELALLLLAIDWRNNEKLANQLIKALGREDKAAARQLLAPIVNRQTESLSSLGLGKAATETIIMGYARNVVCVLFWYAIGGGIAALMYRLLVELARAWSPSRKQFSPFGSTAIKIVAILEFIPMRFFALMIVCGDKATHTFKMMLVQSRSWPLPGPAWLITAVGNKLELSLGGPAIYDNTKAIRAKLGGRIAPSALHLSQVQKLLFGRIAIWIFLQSLVLLFIHQGI from the coding sequence ATGCAAACACTGTTTGATCAGGTATTTGCAAATGGCGTGCTCCTTGTAATGTGGGGAGCACTGCTTTTTCATTTGGTTTTACCTATCCCCCATGCCGCACACCCCACAACCTTATGGCATAAGTTTGCTGAGCTTTTAGCAAGCAAGGTTAATAACAACCACAACTATTCCCAAAGTTTAATCTCAGGCACATTAGCCTGGGGGTTAATGGTACTGCCAACTCTGGTTATTCTCTTGGCACTGCAACCATTGGTTTGGCAATCTCAACTGTTTGAATTGGCACTGTTATTACTCGCGATTGATTGGCGCAATAATGAAAAGCTGGCTAACCAACTGATCAAAGCACTTGGCCGAGAAGATAAAGCGGCCGCTCGTCAGTTACTGGCTCCGATTGTCAATCGTCAAACCGAATCACTTTCGTCACTTGGCCTAGGCAAAGCCGCCACAGAAACCATCATCATGGGTTACGCTCGTAACGTAGTTTGTGTGTTGTTCTGGTACGCCATTGGTGGTGGAATCGCCGCGTTAATGTATCGCCTTTTGGTTGAGTTAGCTCGAGCTTGGTCGCCAAGTCGCAAGCAATTTTCTCCATTCGGCTCAACGGCGATCAAGATAGTCGCTATTCTCGAATTTATACCGATGCGTTTTTTTGCTTTGATGATCGTATGTGGTGATAAAGCAACGCACACATTTAAGATGATGTTAGTCCAAAGTCGCTCTTGGCCACTGCCCGGCCCTGCCTGGTTGATCACGGCCGTTGGCAACAAGCTGGAACTATCATTGGGTGGCCCTGCTATTTACGACAACACCAAAGCCATTCGCGCAAAATTAGGCGGAAGAATCGCACCGTCAGCTCTGCATCTATCTCAGGTTCAGAAACTACTCTTTGGTCGCATCGCTATCTGGATATTTTTACAAAGCCTAGTCTTACTATTTATTCACCAAGGGATTTAG
- the btuF gene encoding vitamin B12 ABC transporter substrate-binding protein BtuF: MKSSALITSLTLLSSSLWLPLSFAEEAPLTQEQVQPAQRVVSLAPHATELAYSAGLGNNLVAVSERSDYPPQADKLEKVANYQGIKVEKIIALQPDLILAWPAGNPPRELAKLEQFGFNIYYSKTKSLDSIATNIEQLSQYASDPSIGENNAQQYREQLNALRLKYKDAEPVNYFYQLSEKPIITVAQGHWPSEVFEFCGGHNIFEDSASPYPQVGIEQVVLRKPQVIFTSQHAIENETMWQTWEDEIPAVAQNQIWSLNSDWINRPTTRTLKAIQQVCDFFDRARQNH; this comes from the coding sequence GTGAAATCTTCAGCACTTATTACAAGTCTTACTCTTTTGTCTTCCAGCTTATGGCTGCCTTTATCATTTGCAGAAGAAGCACCACTGACTCAAGAACAAGTACAGCCGGCTCAACGCGTGGTCAGCCTTGCTCCTCATGCCACTGAGCTCGCGTACAGCGCAGGTTTAGGTAACAACCTTGTCGCCGTAAGTGAACGAAGTGATTACCCACCGCAAGCCGACAAGCTTGAAAAAGTGGCAAACTATCAAGGCATCAAGGTTGAGAAGATCATCGCACTTCAGCCTGATTTGATTCTTGCGTGGCCAGCCGGAAACCCGCCCAGAGAGCTCGCGAAACTTGAGCAATTTGGTTTTAATATTTACTACTCCAAGACCAAAAGCCTAGACAGTATCGCAACCAATATTGAACAACTCAGCCAATACGCTAGCGATCCCAGTATTGGCGAAAATAACGCTCAGCAATACCGAGAGCAGCTCAACGCGTTGAGACTAAAATACAAAGATGCCGAGCCAGTAAACTACTTCTACCAGCTCAGTGAAAAGCCGATCATCACTGTTGCTCAAGGACACTGGCCAAGTGAGGTGTTTGAGTTTTGTGGTGGCCACAATATTTTTGAAGACAGCGCCTCTCCTTATCCGCAAGTTGGTATTGAACAAGTTGTATTAAGAAAACCGCAAGTGATCTTCACTTCTCAGCACGCGATTGAGAATGAAACCATGTGGCAAACATGGGAAGATGAGATCCCAGCAGTCGCTCAAAATCAGATTTGGTCCCTCAATTCAGACTGGATTAATCGCCCGACAACAAGAACTTTGAAAGCGATCCAACAAGTGTGCGATTTCTTCGATAGAGCTAGGCAAAATCACTAA